A segment of the Cohnella algarum genome:
GCTTCAGACGGCGATGCGCCAATATCCCGGCGGAAGCGTCAGGGACGACATGACCGTCGTCGTCACGAAGATCGCCCGGCGCGAGCCGGAATGGGCGGCGTTCCGCTGGCCGGGACTGGACCGGCTGGAGCGTTCGCGAACGGTCAGCTGACGGACTTTATCGGATGCTCGAATTTCTTCGGGCAAACACAGGCTCTGATCTTATTCAAGGAGGAGATGCACCGTGAATATGACATACGGTTCGAATGCCGCGAAGGAAAAACAAACGAGGGTCCGACGGCGCGACGGAATCGCCGCGACGGGTCCGCCGCCGCGGGCGCGGCGGGGAATCGCGCTTGAAGCTTGCCGCCGGCCGCGGGCCGTTCGTCCGGATCGGTAACGCTGCGTTGAACGCTAATGACCCATGAGGGTTTCATATAAATATTCCGTTTTGTTTTGGAGGTGGGACGAAGTCAATCGGTTGACCGGCTGTCCGCCTCGGGGAACGCCTCCCCGCCCTCCGCGTACAGCTTCAGCAGGGCCGCGGCCTCATTCGCCATGGACTGCCGGAGCGATTCCGGCCGGAGCGCGAGGGCGGAGGCGCCCAACCCGAGCAGCAGCCGCGCCGCGTACGACTCGGTTTGCAAGTCGACATCGGCCTCGACCCAAGCCTCCGACGCTTGCCGGGAGGACAATATGCGAACATATCGTTCCGAGGCGAATTGCCGCCAAGCGTCGGTCCTCACCCGCACTTGCGCCGGATAGCTGGGGAGCGAGGCTTTGAACCGGGCGGTCGACCGCTGCCACCAGGAAGCGAGGTCGAACGTTTCGGGCACTTGAAAACGATCTTCCAACAGCTCGGCCGAAACGAGCCGGGAAACGCGGAACGTGCGCACCCGGTCTTCGGGCGAAGCGCAGGCCATGGCGTCCGGTTTAACGTCGGGCTCCGGCTTCGGCTCGCGTTTCGGACCGGATTTCGCTTTCGGGCTCGCTTCCGGATCCGGGCCGCCCTTTCGATCGGCGTTCCCGTCCGATACGGCGTTCCGGTCCGGGACTTTCCCCGCTTTGCGATCTTCCCCGCGTTCCTCCTCCACCTGACCGGCGAAGTACCAGGTTTGCCGTTTGGCCACCAACCCCCACGGACAGACGGCGAACGGAGCGTGAATCCGCTCATCCGCGCCAACGTAGCGGATGAGCATTTTCCGCTGCTCCCACACGGCCTTCTGCACCGTCTCCAAAAAAGGCGCCGGCTCGCCGGCTTCATGCCACCCGGCCCCGTCGATATGCAGATGGCGGCGGACGAATTCGGCTTCGTCCCGCCTCGCGGGCGGCAGCGCGGAGAACAGCTTGCGCAGCGCGCTCGACGTGTCGTCCGGGAGCTTCAGGTCGCGCACCGCGCTCGACGATTGCAGCGCCAGCAGCGCGGTAATTTCCCCCGTCGTCAGTCCCGTCAGCCGGGTCCGGTAGCCTTCCTGCAGCACCCAGCCGCCGCTCGCGCCTCTTTCCGCGTAAATCGGAAAGCCGCTCGCGGACAGCGATTCCATATCGCGATGCACGGTTCGCGGCGACACCTCCAGCCGGCGGGCGAGCTCGCCGGTCGTCGCTTTTCCTTGAGCCTGCAGCAAATGGAGAATTCGCAGCAGCCGGTCGCCTCGCATGGGCCATCCCCCCATTCCCGTTCGCGCTTGCGCCTCGTTCGTTCGGCCCCGCGAAATGATTTTCCGAATACCGTCAGTATACCGTTTCAATTATGACACTAGTTGTCTTATATGCAAGAGTAGCATAACGGTATTCCGAATCCAAAGGCGGTGCTCATGAACATGGAAAAAACGTTGGCAGGAAAAGTGGCGGTCGTCGCGGGAGCGACGAGAGGGCTCGGCAGGGCGATCGCGATCGCGCTCGGCGAAGCGGGGGCCGTCGTGTATTGCACGGGCAGAAGCGTCCGGGGCAATCCGTCGGACATCGGGCGGAGCGAAACGATCGAGGAAACGGCGGAGCGGGTGACCCGTTCGGGCGGAACCGGCATTCCCGTTCGCGTCGATCATACGGACGAGCAGCAGGTAAAGGCGCTGTTCGAGCGGATCGCGGACGAGCGGGCGGGCCGTCTGGACATCGCCGTCAACGACGTCTGGGGCGGAGATTCGCTGATCGATTGGGAGAAAAAATTTTGGCAGCAGGATCTGGCAAGCGGATTGCTCGTCCAGCAGCGCTCGGTCTGGTCCCATATGATCACGAGCCGTTACGCCGCGCCGATGATGGTCGAACGGGGGAGCGGGCTGATCGTCGAAATTACCGACGGCTGGAATTACCGCTATCGGGGTCATCTGTATTACAGCTTGGCGAAAATTTCGTCCATTCACCTCGCCGAAGCGATGGCCGCCGATTTGAAGCCGCACGGCGTCGCCGCGGTCGCCGTTACGCCCGGTTTTTTGCGCTCGGAGGCGATGCTCGACCATTTCGGCGTCACGGAGGACAATTGGCGCGACGCGATCAAGATCGAACCGCATTACGCCATGTCGGAGACGCCGTTCTATGCGGCCCGGGGAATCGCGGCGCTCGCCGCCGACCCCAGACTGCTCGACAAGAGCGGCGGCATCTACACGTCGTGGGGATTGGCGGACGAATACGGGCATGCGGACGTCGACGGCCGGCGGCCCCATTGGGGAAATTACGCGAAGGAGCAGGGCTTTTACTCCGAGTGATCCCGGCAGCCATCAGACCCGCCGCTGCTCGCTGATTTCGGCAGACGGAGGTTATTCCTTTTGGGCGGACGGCCGCGATTCGAAGCCGGGTTGCGGAAGTCCCGCGATTGCTCGGCGCTCTTCTCCGGCAATCCTTCCGAAGGCTTGCAGCTTATCCGGATTCAGGACCGCATAAACGGCGCGCAGCGGCTGCGCGCCGCCGCCGGCAAGGCCGAACGCGAAGACGGCCTTCAGCTTCCCCTCTTCCCAAGCGGCGATGCCCGGTTCGCCGTTGACGTTCGCGACGGACAGCTCCGCATGCCGAAGCGAGCGGGAGGCCATCGCCTTCAGCAGCGCGACCACGCGGGAAGCGCCCGCAATCGGATTGATCGCCGCTTTCGTCCGGCCTCCGCCGTCGGTCAGCATGACCGCGTCCTTGGCGAGCAGGGCCAGCAGCTCTTGCACGT
Coding sequences within it:
- a CDS encoding helix-turn-helix transcriptional regulator yields the protein MRGDRLLRILHLLQAQGKATTGELARRLEVSPRTVHRDMESLSASGFPIYAERGASGGWVLQEGYRTRLTGLTTGEITALLALQSSSAVRDLKLPDDTSSALRKLFSALPPARRDEAEFVRRHLHIDGAGWHEAGEPAPFLETVQKAVWEQRKMLIRYVGADERIHAPFAVCPWGLVAKRQTWYFAGQVEEERGEDRKAGKVPDRNAVSDGNADRKGGPDPEASPKAKSGPKREPKPEPDVKPDAMACASPEDRVRTFRVSRLVSAELLEDRFQVPETFDLASWWQRSTARFKASLPSYPAQVRVRTDAWRQFASERYVRILSSRQASEAWVEADVDLQTESYAARLLLGLGASALALRPESLRQSMANEAAALLKLYAEGGEAFPEADSRSTD
- a CDS encoding SDR family oxidoreductase, which codes for MEKTLAGKVAVVAGATRGLGRAIAIALGEAGAVVYCTGRSVRGNPSDIGRSETIEETAERVTRSGGTGIPVRVDHTDEQQVKALFERIADERAGRLDIAVNDVWGGDSLIDWEKKFWQQDLASGLLVQQRSVWSHMITSRYAAPMMVERGSGLIVEITDGWNYRYRGHLYYSLAKISSIHLAEAMAADLKPHGVAAVAVTPGFLRSEAMLDHFGVTEDNWRDAIKIEPHYAMSETPFYAARGIAALAADPRLLDKSGGIYTSWGLADEYGHADVDGRRPHWGNYAKEQGFYSE